In Penicillium psychrofluorescens genome assembly, chromosome: 5, a single window of DNA contains:
- a CDS encoding uncharacterized protein (ID:PFLUO_008344-T1.cds;~source:funannotate) produces the protein MPHELARAPSQGSAVSQTTQMAPLSRPGTADAMRARSETVLSRNSRRPRSRGSTASIHSSTTQQTQDQHIGDFPQFMSSHVSGGQHVFGNNPEDMIMRFGHHLSHQSNGAPLDHSMQEVINRPDDFPNHAMHGHSLPPDMPNGMPNVSQYPSMYDSGVENHLPDHVLDDHDTSEAGPKKKRGSSSTLANDNELRKLLRQYEGYNMKQMATEVMKHEGAGGKAEKVKQVFAMIWLRENCRKSTSSVRRDRVYCCYAERCGTERVSVLNPASFGKLVRIIFPNVQTRRLGVRGESKYHYVDLSVIEEKQQKPSPLNPQATPNPNMSAGLPESRPASAMRVGSVSIPQPTTDTAVFPSPTTSFAPRLSTTNASAAGCTCQSHSSSGSDAAITGDNVAQQAGKMIHQMLQFPTDEIPSSVDNDSLQLPDIQGYLPANTDLKVAAALAALYRSHCISVIDSFRYCKERNLLKYFSAFHGTLTVPVQKLLTHPNLAPWIKECDWLMYQKMIAFVAPLTTQVVPKVVLDAFGSISQRLCGHIADTFKTQPLHVSLARLIPAHIFCNLLKHMLDVNQAANAAAAWLCHPDNRNQMWFDFKTLVDPKNMLTKANIPTCAERATEQILKHDLRALLTPLSDPDTSTGLPFFHKPDLEEDLAAHKFPVESATGDEYNFPDKWVSFILNLPAIFSHHQTQCIIEKVDALWDSVLHRLTLGGAASFSAWWMTKVFFHEMMLWQAEKGGFMRNSPGSLQNATFGPEQTGVGNFHSQQGLSPDQKDLFMTSEAPSDSQPPPSANSQSDPNGARTVGRRPTEVSEAKNVANEKHLSLTEQGFQAPNNDDSAIDLEDDPILMAVGKYGDMMASDPADAEGDVVVI, from the exons ATGCCCCACGAACTTG CCCGAGCCCCTTCGCAGGGAAGCGCGGTGTCGCAAACAACCCAGATGGCTCCACTGAGTCGACCGGGCACAGCCGATGCTATGAGAGCGCGTTCAGAGACTGTCCTCTCCAGGAACAgtcgtcgtcctcgttctAGAGGCTCTACAGCCAGTATTCATTCCAGCACCACCCAACAAACCCAGGACCAGCACATCGGCGACTTTCCCCAGTTCATGTCCTCCCATGTTTCAGGGGGACAGCATGTTTTTGGGAACAACCCTGAAGACATGATCATGCGCTTCGGACACCACCTATCGCATCAGTCCAACGGCGCGCCGCTCGACCACAGCATGCAAGAGGTTATCAACCGCCCGGATGATTTTCCGAACCATGCGATGCACGGCCACAGTCTACCTCCCGATATGCCCAACGGTATGCCCAACGTTTCGCAATATCCATCCATGTATGACAGTGGTGTGGAGAACCATCTGCCGGATCATGTTTTGGACGACCACGATACATCAGAAGCAGGcccaaagaagaagagaggctCCAGCTCGACCCTTGCGAACGATAACGAGTTACGGAAGTTGCTTCGCCAATACGAAGGATACAACATGAAGCAGATGGCAACCGAAGTCATGAAGCACGAAGGTGCTGGCGGCAAGGCTGAAAAGGTGAAGCAGGTTTTTGCCATGATCTG GCTGCGAGAGAACTGCCGGAAAAGCACCAGCTCTGTGCGGCGTGATCGCGTGTACTGCTGTTACGCAGAGCGATGCGGGACAGAGCGAGTCTCGGTCCTGAATCCCGCATCGTTTGGCAAACTGGTTCGAATTATCTTCCCCAATGTCCAGACTCGACGTCTTGGTGTTCGGGGCGAATCTAAGTATCACTACGTGGATTTGTCGGTCATCGAGGAAAAGCAACAGAAGCCTTCACCACTCAACCCTCAGGCCACCCCGAATCCGAACATGTCTGCTGGCCTTCCAGAGAGCAGACCGGCTAGCGCGATGCGTGTTGGGAG CGTGAGCATTCCCCAGCCCACTACGGACACGGCCGTGTTCCCTTCACCTACAACATCTTTTGCACCAAGACTTTCAACAACAAATGCCTCTGCTGCGGGCTGTACTTGTCAGTCTCACTCTTCGTCTGGGTCGGATGCCGCCATCACCGGCGACAACGTGGCGCAACAGGCCGGAAAGATGATCCATCAGATGCTTCAATTCCCGACAGACGAAATCCCTTCCTCGGTTGACAACGACTCTCTGCAGCTCCCTGACATTCAAGGGTACTTGCCTGCAAATACAGATTTGAAGGTGGCTGCCGCCCTTGCAGCCCTCTATCGATCACACTGCATTTCGGTGATCGACAGCTTCCGATACTGCAAGGAGCGCAACCTTCTGAAATATTTCTCCGCATTTCATGGCACTCTGACCGTCCCGGTCCAGAAGCTGCTGACACACCCAAATCTCGCACCCTGGATTAAGGAGTGTGACTGGTTGATGTACCAGAAGATGATTGCCTTTGTTGCACCCCTCACGACCCAGGTGGTCCCGAAGGTGGTCCTTGATGCTTTTGGCTCTATTTCACAGAGACTTTGCGGCCACATTGCCGACACCTTCAAGACGCAACCATTACATGTCTCGCTAGCGCGATTGATCCCGGCACACATCTTTTGCAATCTTCTCAAGCACATGCTGGATGTGAACCAGGCTGCTAATGCCGCCGCGGCCTGGCTTTGCCACCCAGACAACCGTAACCAAATGTGGTTCGACTTCAAGACTCTTGTTGACCCCAAGAATATGCTCACAAAGGCCAACATCCCGACTTGCGCCGAGCGAGCAACCGAGCAGATTCTAAAGCATGATCTGCGGGCTCTGCTCACTCCTTTGAGTGATCCGGATACCTCAACAGgcttgcccttcttccaTAAACCtgacctggaagaagaccTCGCTGCCCACAAGTTCCCCGTGGAAAGCGCCACGGGAGACGAATACAACTTCCCGGATAAATGGGTGTCATTTATCTTAAACCTGCCTGCAATCTTCAGTCATCACCAGACACAGTGCATCATTGAAAAGGTGGATGCTCTGTGGGACAGCGTTCTTCATCGATTGACCCTAGGCGGTGCGGCCAGCTTCAGCGCCTGGTGGATGACCAAGGTGTTCTTCCATGAGATGATGCTTTGGCAAGCGGAGAAGGGTGGCTTCATGCGAAACAGTCCTGGATCTTTACAAAACGCAACCTTTGGCCCGGAGCAGACTGGGGTGGGCAACTTCCACTCCCAACAGGGTCTCTCGCCCGACCAAAAAGACTTATTCATGACATCCGAGGCGCCCAGCGACTCACAGCCCCCGCCAAGTGCCAATTCGCAGTCTGACCCAAACGGCGCGCGAACCGTCGGGCGCAGACCAACTGAGGTCTCCGAAGCGAAGAATGTGGCCAACGAGAAGCACTTATCTCTCACAGAGCAGGGGTTTCAAGCACCTAATAACGACGATAGCGCCATCGACCTGGAAGATGACCCCATCCTGATGGCCGTCGGTAAATACGGAGACATGATGGCCTCCGACCCAGCAGACGCTGAGGGTGACGTGGTCGTCATCTAA